In the Sediminibacter sp. Hel_I_10 genome, one interval contains:
- a CDS encoding DNA/RNA non-specific endonuclease — MNKRSTYGILAVIVLVGVFGFEYFLEQKAASERFEEAKALKDATNEFFLPTSTTGQIVHHSGYSLSYSEAHEQAEWVAYELKKDQLSNANFKRPYFEIDKDIKTRAAHWYNYKNSGYDRGHLCPAADRKYSKTAFDETFLTSNISPQEHEFNSGIWNSLEQKVRYWAFKYDGVFVVTGGVLEEGLESIGEEQVSVPKYFYKVLIDNNSGQTKMIAFLMPHENSDRPLYDFVVSTDHIEQLTGIDFFPELEDAVEQKLEASSDYKQWDFD, encoded by the coding sequence CTGAATAAAAGGTCAACCTATGGCATTCTAGCCGTAATCGTTCTTGTTGGTGTTTTCGGGTTTGAATATTTTTTAGAGCAAAAAGCGGCTTCGGAAAGATTCGAAGAAGCCAAAGCACTTAAAGACGCCACCAATGAATTCTTTCTACCAACGAGCACTACTGGACAAATTGTGCATCACAGCGGATATTCGTTGTCTTATAGTGAAGCCCACGAGCAGGCAGAGTGGGTGGCGTATGAGCTCAAGAAAGACCAGCTATCAAATGCTAATTTCAAACGTCCATATTTTGAAATTGATAAAGACATTAAAACAAGAGCAGCACATTGGTATAATTATAAAAATTCAGGCTATGATCGAGGGCATTTGTGTCCTGCTGCCGACAGAAAATATAGCAAAACGGCTTTTGATGAAACCTTTTTAACAAGTAATATCAGTCCGCAAGAACATGAGTTCAATTCAGGGATTTGGAACAGTCTAGAACAAAAAGTACGTTACTGGGCTTTTAAATATGACGGTGTTTTTGTAGTTACTGGCGGGGTTCTAGAAGAAGGTCTAGAAAGTATTGGAGAAGAACAGGTGAGTGTGCCCAAATACTTTTATAAGGTGCTCATTGATAATAACTCTGGGCAAACAAAAATGATTGCTTTTTTGATGCCCCATGAAAATTCTGATAGACCCTTGTATGATTTTGTAGTGTCTACAGATCACATTGAGCAACTCACAGGAATTGACTTTTTTCCTGAATTGGAGGATGCTGTAGAGCAGAAGCTTGAGGCATCAAGTGATTATAAGCAATGGGACTTCGATTAG
- the bioB gene encoding biotin synthase BioB has product MSETRHNWTKAEILDIYNTSLMELLYQAATIHREHHDPNTVQVSTLLSIKTGGCPEDCGYCPQAARYHTNIEGNDLMTVNQVKAQALRAKSSGSSRVCMGAAWRNVKDGEEFDQVLEMVRTINKLDMEVCCTLGMITENQAQRLAEAGLYAYNHNLDSSEEYYKEVISTRGYEDRLKTIDNVRKTNVTVCSGGIIGMGENIEDRAGMLVALSTLNPQPESVPINALVAVEGTPLEEQTPISIWEMVRMVATTRIVMPETQVRLSAGRTEMTREGQAMCFFAGANSIFAGDKLLTTPNPDVSEDMEMFKLLGLNPQKPFIKKMQPESVEAAQSQYQALGEKPKWSRPEHKIERNETAKEKAKVLK; this is encoded by the coding sequence ATACGTCTTTAATGGAGTTGCTATATCAAGCCGCCACCATACATCGCGAGCATCACGACCCCAATACGGTTCAAGTTTCTACTTTATTATCTATAAAAACAGGAGGTTGCCCAGAAGATTGTGGCTATTGTCCACAAGCCGCAAGATATCATACCAATATTGAAGGTAACGACCTTATGACGGTCAACCAAGTAAAAGCACAAGCCCTAAGAGCCAAATCTTCGGGAAGCTCTAGAGTTTGCATGGGTGCCGCGTGGCGAAATGTAAAAGACGGGGAAGAGTTTGATCAAGTCTTAGAAATGGTGCGTACCATTAACAAGCTAGATATGGAAGTGTGTTGTACGTTAGGAATGATTACAGAAAATCAAGCACAGCGTTTAGCAGAAGCTGGACTATATGCTTATAACCATAATTTAGATTCTTCGGAAGAGTACTATAAAGAAGTGATATCAACGAGAGGTTATGAAGACCGCTTGAAGACCATTGATAACGTTCGCAAAACCAATGTGACCGTTTGCTCTGGAGGCATTATTGGGATGGGCGAAAACATAGAAGATAGAGCCGGAATGCTTGTGGCGCTTTCTACTTTGAATCCGCAACCAGAATCTGTACCAATCAATGCCTTGGTCGCTGTAGAGGGAACACCTCTTGAAGAACAAACCCCTATTTCTATCTGGGAAATGGTACGCATGGTTGCCACCACCAGAATTGTGATGCCAGAGACCCAAGTGCGTTTAAGTGCGGGAAGAACTGAAATGACGCGTGAAGGACAGGCCATGTGCTTTTTTGCAGGTGCCAATTCCATTTTTGCGGGTGATAAATTACTAACCACGCCAAATCCAGATGTAAGCGAGGATATGGAAATGTTTAAACTCTTAGGTTTAAATCCGCAAAAACCTTTTATCAAAAAAATGCAACCAGAATCGGTAGAAGCTGCTCAATCTCAATATCAAGCCCTAGGTGAAAAACCAAAATGGTCGCGCCCTGAACACAAGATTGAACGCAATGAAACTGCCAAAGAAAAGGCTAAAGTCTTAAAGTAG